From a region of the Synechococcus sp. RS9916 genome:
- the rpiA gene encoding ribose-5-phosphate isomerase RpiA encodes MKHAVAAAAVDQIKDGMVLGLGSGSTAALMIQGLGAKLASGELKDIVGVTTSFQGEVLAAELNIPLLSLNAVDRIDLAIDGADEVDPGFQLIKGGGACHVQEKLVAARAERFVVVVDSTKLVDRLNLGFLLPVEVLPGAWRQVQQQLAAMGGTAELRMAQRKAGPVVTDQGNLVLDVKMNGGIADPAALELAINNIPGVLENGLFVNLADEVLVGEVNGDVAGVRSLERRA; translated from the coding sequence ATGAAGCATGCAGTGGCAGCGGCCGCTGTGGATCAGATCAAAGACGGCATGGTGCTTGGACTCGGGTCCGGCTCAACGGCCGCTTTGATGATCCAGGGCCTGGGCGCCAAGCTCGCAAGCGGTGAGCTCAAGGACATCGTCGGCGTGACCACGTCGTTCCAAGGTGAGGTTCTTGCAGCCGAGCTGAACATTCCCCTGCTCAGCCTCAACGCGGTGGATCGAATCGATCTGGCGATTGATGGTGCTGATGAGGTTGATCCTGGATTTCAGCTGATCAAAGGGGGTGGTGCCTGTCACGTGCAGGAGAAGCTCGTGGCGGCACGGGCTGAACGCTTCGTGGTGGTCGTGGATTCCACCAAGTTGGTCGATCGCCTCAACCTTGGTTTCCTGCTCCCAGTGGAGGTGCTTCCCGGTGCCTGGCGTCAGGTTCAGCAGCAGCTTGCAGCCATGGGTGGCACGGCCGAACTGCGGATGGCTCAGCGCAAGGCAGGGCCCGTGGTCACCGACCAGGGAAATCTCGTTCTTGACGTGAAGATGAACGGTGGCATCGCCGATCCCGCAGCTCTCGAGCTGGCCATCAACAACATCCCCGGTGTGCTGGAAAACGGTTTGTTCGTGAACCTGGCCGACGAGGTGCTCGTTGGTGAGGTCAATGGTGATGTCGCCGGGGTGCGGAGCCTTGAGCGTCGCGCCTGA
- a CDS encoding trypsin-like peptidase domain-containing protein — protein MCSAFVLLLNVDAVQAAEASHSFVADAARKVAPAVVRIDTERAVQRQPYDPTLIDPLLRDLLGDPAGMERERGQGSGVVIDGDGLILTNAHVVERVDEVIVTLADGDQRDGRVVGSDPVTDLALVRLQKGVPPAAAPLGDSEALDVGDWAIALGTPYGLERTVTLGIVSSLHRNISSLGFADKRLDLIQTDAAINPGNSGGPLVNASGEVIGINTLVRSGPGAGLGFAIPINLAQRVADQLQVDGQVVHPYLGLQLVPLTARIAREHNQDPNALLQLPERSGALVQTVLPESPAQKAGLRRGDLVIGAGATAVVDPQTLLQEVDRAEIDAPLALEVLRNGKSLHLSVKPAPLPGLG, from the coding sequence ATGTGTTCGGCTTTCGTCCTGCTGCTGAACGTGGATGCTGTTCAGGCGGCGGAAGCCAGCCACAGTTTCGTCGCCGATGCCGCGCGCAAGGTGGCCCCTGCGGTGGTGAGGATTGACACCGAGCGTGCGGTGCAGAGGCAGCCCTATGACCCCACGTTGATTGACCCTCTTCTGCGGGATCTGCTCGGGGATCCGGCTGGAATGGAGCGGGAACGTGGTCAGGGATCGGGAGTGGTGATCGATGGTGATGGCCTCATCCTCACCAATGCGCATGTGGTGGAACGGGTCGACGAGGTCATCGTCACCCTCGCCGATGGAGATCAGCGCGACGGCCGCGTGGTCGGTAGCGATCCGGTGACGGATCTTGCTTTGGTGCGACTGCAGAAGGGTGTTCCGCCGGCGGCGGCCCCACTGGGTGATTCAGAAGCACTTGATGTTGGTGATTGGGCCATTGCCCTGGGCACTCCTTACGGCCTTGAGCGCACCGTCACTCTCGGAATCGTCAGCAGCTTGCACCGCAACATCAGCAGTCTTGGCTTCGCTGATAAGCGTCTGGACTTGATCCAGACCGATGCTGCGATTAATCCGGGCAATTCAGGCGGCCCGCTGGTGAACGCTTCCGGGGAGGTGATTGGTATCAACACCCTGGTGCGTTCCGGGCCTGGCGCGGGTCTTGGCTTTGCGATCCCCATCAATCTGGCTCAACGCGTGGCTGACCAGCTGCAGGTGGATGGTCAGGTGGTGCACCCTTATTTGGGCCTGCAGTTGGTGCCGCTGACGGCCAGGATTGCCAGAGAACACAATCAGGATCCCAACGCGCTGTTGCAGCTGCCTGAGCGTTCGGGTGCCCTGGTGCAGACGGTGCTCCCCGAGAGTCCTGCGCAGAAAGCGGGGTTGCGCCGCGGCGATCTTGTCATCGGTGCAGGCGCGACGGCCGTGGTCGATCCACAAACGCTTCTGCAGGAGGTTGATCGTGCCGAAATCGATGCGCCTCTGGCGTTGGAGGTGCTGCGCAACGGCAAGTCTTTGCACCTTTCCGTGAAACCGGCTCCGCTTCCAGGTCTGGGTTGA